In the Sulfitobacter pacificus genome, one interval contains:
- a CDS encoding LysR family transcriptional regulator — protein MDLPSADWNHLRAFLATVEQGSLSAAARKLGLTQPTLSRQITALEAALDLMLFERNGRHLSLTDAGRELLVHVSEMGGAATRLSLAASGQRSGLGGLVRITASDVTSVHELPQVVRAIRLRAPQITVEVVASNDIENLMQRDADIAVRNVRPEHPNLVARLLRERRGLFYAASSYLDARGRPKTLDDLKQHDWIALGPVPRMHDYMVGMGIPITLENFRIFSENGVAAWEMCKAGLGISPMDEEVAAKTPELEKILPEHLHVTYPVWLVTHREIHTSPRIRLVFDLLAEALS, from the coding sequence ATGGATTTACCGTCAGCAGATTGGAATCACCTGCGCGCATTTCTTGCGACCGTGGAACAGGGATCACTCTCTGCGGCCGCGCGTAAACTGGGCCTGACCCAACCAACACTGAGTCGCCAGATCACCGCCCTTGAAGCGGCGCTGGATCTGATGCTGTTTGAACGCAACGGGCGGCACCTGTCATTGACCGATGCGGGGCGCGAATTGCTGGTGCATGTCAGCGAAATGGGGGGCGCTGCGACGCGGCTGTCGCTGGCGGCCAGTGGTCAACGCTCGGGGCTGGGCGGGCTGGTGCGGATCACCGCCAGTGATGTTACATCGGTGCATGAACTGCCGCAGGTTGTGCGGGCGATCCGCTTGCGGGCACCACAGATCACCGTCGAAGTTGTGGCGTCAAATGACATTGAAAACCTGATGCAACGGGATGCGGATATCGCGGTACGGAATGTCAGGCCAGAACATCCCAACCTCGTGGCGCGGCTGCTGCGCGAGAGGCGTGGTTTGTTCTATGCCGCAAGTTCTTATCTGGATGCGCGCGGGCGGCCCAAAACACTGGACGACCTGAAACAACATGACTGGATTGCCCTTGGGCCGGTACCCCGCATGCACGACTATATGGTCGGTATGGGCATCCCAATCACGCTGGAAAATTTCCGCATCTTCTCTGAAAATGGCGTGGCGGCATGGGAGATGTGCAAGGCCGGTCTGGGCATCAGCCCGATGGATGAAGAGGTGGCGGCAAAAACTCCCGAGCTTGAGAAGATCCTGCCGGAGCATCTGCACGTGACCTACCCGGTCTGGCTGGTCACCCACCGCGAGATCCACACCAGCCCGCGTATCAGGCTGGTGTTTGATTTGCTTGCAGAGGCGCTGAGCTAG